The following coding sequences lie in one Sedimentibacter sp. MB35-C1 genomic window:
- a CDS encoding ISLre2 family transposase has protein sequence METIIHYIAKKITEETIKNLENVLTGTDKIPEYIENTKRTLNDVGVKLIKVLFDACEESIRQTGKQKREWYVEKRNMEKTYSTIFGDVKYKRTYYKNKKTGEYKYLSDDFLGIEVHERMDMMLQSQLIESAIDVSYSKSGRNSVPDQEFSNQTVMNNIRKLDEIENSAVEKTVYKKKTNKKLEAKLLYVEADEDHVAMQDGTNKQMKLIYVHEGLKNEGKNRNALINPRYFTGLYNNNNEQLWLEVADYIYKYYDTDKIERVYLSGDGANWIKEGLNWIDKSIYVLDRFHLSKYIKQATAHIPYTTPVMWGYVNKGKKEWVSDLFEEILDCTENVTKRNSVLESRRYIMNNWEGIRNQYNLDYVGCSAEGHVSHILSNRLSSRPMGWSGVGADQMARLRVYKKNGGKVYDLMKLKKQSEFKERKIKELDKRVVKKKLNVSINETLDNLEIINIGKRTQMSEFLKSIRGA, from the coding sequence ATGGAAACCATTATACACTATATTGCAAAAAAAATCACTGAAGAAACAATAAAAAATTTAGAAAATGTATTAACCGGAACTGATAAGATACCAGAATACATTGAAAATACAAAGCGCACACTAAATGATGTAGGAGTAAAATTAATAAAAGTTTTGTTTGATGCATGCGAAGAAAGCATACGACAAACGGGGAAGCAAAAAAGAGAGTGGTATGTTGAAAAAAGGAACATGGAAAAAACATATAGCACAATATTTGGAGATGTAAAATATAAGAGGACCTATTACAAGAATAAAAAAACAGGAGAATACAAATATCTTTCAGATGATTTCTTAGGAATAGAAGTACATGAAAGAATGGATATGATGCTTCAATCCCAGCTTATTGAAAGCGCAATAGATGTTTCATACAGTAAAAGTGGAAGGAATAGCGTTCCAGATCAAGAGTTTAGCAATCAAACCGTTATGAACAACATAAGAAAACTAGATGAAATAGAAAATAGTGCTGTAGAAAAGACGGTTTATAAAAAGAAGACAAATAAAAAATTGGAAGCGAAACTTCTGTATGTAGAAGCGGATGAAGATCATGTAGCAATGCAAGATGGAACTAACAAACAGATGAAATTGATTTATGTACATGAAGGGTTAAAAAACGAAGGTAAAAATAGAAATGCTCTAATAAATCCAAGATATTTTACAGGATTATATAACAATAATAATGAACAGCTTTGGTTAGAAGTAGCTGACTACATATACAAATATTATGATACAGATAAAATAGAAAGGGTGTATTTATCAGGAGATGGCGCTAATTGGATAAAAGAGGGCTTAAATTGGATAGACAAAAGTATCTATGTGTTAGATAGATTCCATTTATCAAAATATATAAAACAAGCTACAGCACATATACCCTATACAACACCTGTAATGTGGGGATACGTAAATAAAGGAAAGAAAGAATGGGTAAGTGATTTATTTGAAGAAATATTAGATTGTACAGAAAACGTAACGAAAAGAAATTCAGTACTTGAATCACGCAGATATATTATGAATAACTGGGAAGGAATAAGAAATCAATACAACCTAGATTATGTTGGCTGCAGTGCAGAAGGGCATGTGAGTCATATTCTATCGAATAGACTTAGTTCTAGGCCTATGGGTTGGAGTGGAGTTGGAGCTGACCAAATGGCTAGATTACGGGTTTACAAGAAGAATGGTGGCAAGGTTTATGACTTAATGAAACTTAAGAAACAATCAGAGTTTAAAGAAAGAAAAATCAAAGAGCTTGATAAGCGTGTAGTGAAAAAGAAATTAAATGTTTCAATAAATGAAACACTTGATAATTTAGAAATTATTAATATAGGCAAAAGAACGCAAATGAGTGAATTTCTTAAGTCTATTCGTGGTGCTTAA
- the dgt gene encoding dGTP triphosphohydrolase — MTKNINHIVKSVELEDRENNYISEWGIKHELNLPVDETNRTEFRRQRDRILYTGGFRRLQDKTQVIAATKNGDHRTRLTHTLEVEQISISIADALSLNRDLVSAIALGHDIGHTPFGHAAERFLNDKLFKNGGFSHAVQSVRYLSSKKIELSPLVCEGILKHDTDVYAGNYNIEQYDCSRYNPENPGSLESQVVYWADKLAYLTHDFEDFYHTNIYENAKKRYSSLEYDLKSVLSSLITEGKKSEQIKENISNFKTRDLIRNVLYNLVKASINNINNLEMCDYESNQDTIIKETKKRIKKKENELGITSVENKIAEIEKKIKNSIDEKDIKVLNNLINERKKEIKRIKKNAFQFGLIINFEEEYNNFYSKLRDILNQYYIGSPEVERSDAKAIKIVKSLYEEFTRNPKILPLNIQEKINDKNIKRIVADYIASMTDRYAEEIFLNLNSIGSYYQY, encoded by the coding sequence ATGACTAAAAATATTAATCATATTGTAAAAAGTGTAGAGCTAGAAGATAGAGAAAATAATTATATATCAGAGTGGGGTATAAAACATGAGTTAAATTTGCCAGTTGATGAAACAAATAGAACAGAATTTAGGAGGCAAAGAGATAGAATATTATATACTGGTGGATTTAGGAGACTTCAAGATAAAACTCAGGTGATAGCAGCTACTAAAAATGGTGACCATAGAACTAGATTAACACATACATTAGAAGTTGAACAAATTTCTATTAGTATAGCAGATGCATTAAGCTTAAATAGAGACTTGGTGTCTGCAATTGCATTAGGACATGACATAGGACATACTCCTTTTGGACATGCTGCCGAAAGATTTTTAAATGATAAATTATTTAAAAATGGTGGCTTTTCACATGCAGTACAGAGTGTAAGATATTTAAGTAGCAAAAAAATAGAGTTGTCACCATTAGTATGTGAAGGAATTTTGAAACATGATACAGATGTATATGCTGGTAATTATAATATAGAACAATACGATTGTAGCCGTTATAATCCAGAAAATCCTGGAAGCTTAGAATCTCAAGTAGTTTATTGGGCAGATAAGCTTGCATATTTAACACATGATTTTGAAGATTTCTATCATACAAACATTTATGAAAACGCCAAAAAAAGATATTCTAGTTTAGAATATGATTTGAAAAGTGTATTATCAAGTCTTATAACAGAAGGTAAAAAAAGTGAACAAATTAAGGAAAATATTAGTAATTTTAAAACAAGAGATTTAATTAGAAATGTATTATATAATTTAGTAAAAGCAAGTATTAATAACATTAATAATTTGGAAATGTGTGATTATGAATCTAATCAAGATACAATAATTAAAGAGACTAAGAAAAGAATTAAAAAGAAAGAAAATGAACTAGGTATAACTTCTGTTGAAAATAAGATTGCAGAAATTGAAAAGAAGATAAAAAATTCAATAGATGAAAAAGATATAAAGGTCTTAAACAACTTGATTAATGAAAGAAAAAAAGAAATAAAAAGAATTAAAAAAAATGCTTTTCAATTTGGACTTATTATTAATTTTGAGGAAGAATATAATAACTTTTATTCAAAGCTAAGAGATATATTAAATCAATACTATATAGGTAGCCCAGAAGTTGAAAGATCAGATGCTAAAGCAATAAAAATAGTTAAGTCATTATATGAGGAGTTTACACGTAATCCTAAAATACTTCCTTTGAATATACAAGAAAAAATAAATGACAAAAATATAAAACGAATAGTTGCAGATTATATTGCTAGCATGACTGATAGGTATGCGGAAGAAATATTTTTAAATTTGAATTCAATAGGTAGTTATTACCAATACTAG
- a CDS encoding SIR2 family protein gives MFKEMQSKLKTVGIAPIFFIGSGISRRYINSPNWIGLLKEVVEDRDINFTKLVQKYTDSSNVVNNEQLAQELEDIYFDKLNDDEIEDGGNKPYYFRKKISNIIEKYLIENIDKLDNNTEIIEFKNTRPAAIITTNYDRLLENIYGNEYSVLIGQDSLLGSVLDGVGEIYKIHGCASSPNSIVITEKDYNNFFYKNKYLNAKLLTLFLEYPIIFMGYSISDRNIISILSTIFEMLSPEKVEELKSRIWFIQQGDQNKKTTVRINLNEGHYMDINSFVLSDYSKLYSAISDISIKKLPIKFLKFLKSNLYELIASQEYNPKLLDVNVRDLENINDFDEVSEFVGLTFSTEKRIAFCNNENLCKAFLQSDKLPYYIEKDLLNYRRNNIVPFYKFLANLTFEELMSYVKNDESRFYKNLLDDKFDYKIFIGKELKVNFNSKLTKRRLNEYANNFVEENGLQSNQMSSVIRYVILQLLNSNIANVIEPHFFIKDYSKEIVKVMTHLSDDFIRKNEFAIFKILNSLIIKDKSEHNFRYLLCHIDRAIYRNKIINN, from the coding sequence ATGTTTAAAGAAATGCAAAGTAAGTTGAAAACAGTAGGAATTGCACCAATATTTTTTATAGGTTCAGGTATTTCGAGAAGATATATAAATAGTCCTAATTGGATTGGTTTATTAAAAGAAGTTGTAGAGGATAGAGATATTAATTTTACAAAACTAGTTCAAAAATATACAGACAGTAGCAATGTTGTCAATAATGAACAGTTAGCTCAAGAACTAGAGGATATATATTTTGATAAGCTTAACGATGATGAAATTGAAGATGGTGGTAATAAGCCATACTATTTTAGAAAAAAAATCTCTAATATTATTGAAAAATATTTAATTGAGAATATTGATAAATTAGACAATAATACTGAAATAATTGAATTTAAGAATACTAGGCCAGCAGCTATAATTACTACTAATTATGATAGATTATTAGAGAATATTTATGGCAATGAATATTCAGTGCTAATTGGACAAGATTCTTTACTCGGAAGTGTTTTGGACGGAGTAGGTGAGATTTATAAAATACATGGATGTGCAAGTAGTCCGAACAGTATTGTTATAACTGAAAAGGATTACAACAATTTCTTTTATAAGAATAAGTACTTAAATGCCAAGTTATTAACTCTATTTCTTGAGTACCCAATAATCTTTATGGGATATAGTATAAGTGACAGGAATATAATAAGTATATTATCAACGATTTTCGAAATGTTGTCACCTGAAAAAGTAGAAGAACTAAAAAGTAGAATTTGGTTCATTCAGCAAGGCGATCAGAATAAAAAAACTACAGTTAGAATAAATCTTAATGAAGGCCATTATATGGATATAAATTCATTTGTTTTATCTGATTATAGCAAACTTTATAGTGCTATTAGCGATATTAGCATAAAAAAATTACCAATAAAATTTTTAAAATTTTTAAAGTCAAATTTATATGAACTAATTGCTAGTCAAGAATATAACCCTAAACTTTTAGATGTAAATGTAAGAGATTTAGAGAATATAAATGATTTTGACGAAGTAAGTGAGTTTGTTGGCTTAACATTTTCAACAGAGAAACGTATTGCCTTCTGTAATAATGAAAATTTGTGTAAAGCATTTTTACAATCAGATAAATTACCCTATTATATTGAAAAGGATTTATTAAATTATAGGAGAAATAATATAGTACCTTTTTATAAGTTCTTAGCTAATTTAACTTTTGAAGAATTAATGAGTTATGTTAAGAATGATGAATCAAGATTTTATAAAAATCTCTTAGATGATAAATTTGATTATAAAATTTTTATCGGGAAAGAGCTAAAAGTTAACTTCAACAGTAAATTAACAAAAAGAAGACTAAATGAATACGCTAATAATTTTGTTGAAGAGAATGGATTACAGAGTAACCAAATGAGTTCTGTAATTAGATATGTAATATTGCAATTGTTGAATTCTAATATAGCCAATGTTATTGAACCGCATTTTTTTATAAAAGATTACAGTAAAGAAATTGTAAAAGTTATGACTCACCTTTCAGATGACTTTATTAGAAAAAATGAATTCGCAATATTTAAAATTTTGAATTCTTTAATTATTAAAGATAAGTCTGAGCATAACTTTAGATATTTACTATGTCATATAGATAGAGCAATATATAGAAATAAAATAATAAATAATTAA
- a CDS encoding D-alanine--D-alanine ligase family protein, whose protein sequence is MKKSVGIIIGGRTVEHEVSIITGLQVLDNIDKTLYEPRIIYIQKDGSWYVGNSLHNINNYKVKKFDDAYEILPGFKNNKLVLYPHPDIRQGLFGKKYSTYEIDIVFPAVHGTNVEDGALHGLFQMNDVPCAFGSVLSSAVGMDKVIMKKVFESNNLPVVDYTWFYRSSFEEDKENILTECEKIGYPMIVKPANLGSSVGISKAKNYDELLFSIQVAMSYDRKVIVEKCVENVREINCAVMGFENDLTASLCEEPVGWEEFLTYEDKYVNKKKDASESKRRIPADIEKEVEEDIKKYAKEAFRSIDCCGDARIDFLYDGNNIYVNEINTIPGSIAFYLWEGIGISFTELVSRILKFAEIQHEQRKSNIISYDIDLLNKMGSSGKHK, encoded by the coding sequence ATGAAAAAATCAGTAGGTATTATTATTGGAGGAAGGACAGTAGAACACGAGGTTTCAATAATTACAGGATTACAGGTTTTAGATAACATAGACAAAACACTTTATGAACCAAGGATAATATACATTCAAAAGGATGGAAGCTGGTATGTTGGAAACAGTCTCCATAATATAAACAATTATAAAGTAAAAAAATTTGATGATGCTTATGAAATATTGCCGGGATTTAAGAACAATAAATTAGTTCTTTATCCTCATCCTGACATAAGGCAGGGGCTTTTCGGGAAAAAATATAGTACATATGAAATTGATATTGTGTTTCCTGCTGTTCATGGAACAAATGTTGAGGACGGAGCTCTTCACGGATTATTTCAGATGAATGATGTTCCGTGTGCATTCGGTTCGGTGTTAAGTTCTGCTGTGGGAATGGATAAAGTTATTATGAAAAAAGTATTTGAAAGCAACAACCTTCCTGTAGTGGATTATACATGGTTTTACAGAAGCAGTTTTGAGGAAGATAAAGAAAATATTTTGACTGAATGCGAGAAGATTGGATATCCCATGATAGTAAAACCGGCCAACTTAGGTTCAAGCGTTGGCATAAGCAAAGCTAAGAACTATGATGAGCTGCTTTTTTCAATTCAGGTAGCCATGTCATACGACAGAAAGGTAATAGTGGAAAAATGTGTCGAAAACGTGAGAGAAATAAACTGTGCTGTCATGGGATTTGAGAATGATCTTACAGCTTCCTTGTGTGAGGAGCCTGTAGGATGGGAAGAATTCCTTACATATGAAGATAAGTATGTTAATAAAAAGAAGGATGCATCGGAGTCAAAAAGAAGGATTCCCGCAGATATTGAAAAGGAAGTTGAGGAGGATATTAAAAAATATGCTAAAGAAGCTTTCAGATCCATTGATTGCTGCGGAGATGCAAGAATAGATTTTTTATATGACGGTAACAATATATATGTGAATGAAATTAATACTATACCCGGCTCAATTGCATTTTATCTGTGGGAAGGAATAGGAATCTCATTTACAGAACTGGTTTCAAGAATACTTAAATTTGCTGAAATCCAGCATGAACAAAGAAAATCAAATATTATTTCTTACGATATTGATTTGTTGAATAAGATGGGAAGCAGCGGTAAACATAAATAG
- the rnr gene encoding ribonuclease R: MNFKEKILEFMREEAYKPLTLSELMRVFKIESSMKKEVLKTLNELESEGRVIFTRSNRYGLPEKMNLIIGTLDGNQKGFAFLRPDDDKINDIFISPADMNGAMHGDRVIVRPMKTTEEVKSPEGKVIRIIQRANSYVIGTFQKSRHFGFVVADDKRIAYDIFIPREEFNGANTNDKVNVIITEWPHERKNPEGKIVDIIGNIGDTDTHIEAVLLNKKVRQTFPEDVIKEAVRVSAEGIHQQEYKRRADLRTLNIITIDGEDAKDLDDGVYAVKISDDEYKLGVHIADVTHYVKEDRKMDKEALKRGTSIYLVNRVIPMLPKELSNGVCSLNPNEDKLALSVDMTINGKGNVVDYKIYESIIKNHYRMTYTDVSEILENNDEKLSLKYKEIVPMLKTMEELSLILRKKRETRGAIDFEFPETKIVTDEKGKAVDVTKYERRVSNKVIEEFMLVCNETVAEHYYWMNMPFVYRIHEEPDEVKMFEFNTLIHNLGYTLKGVNNEIHPKELQQLLAKIKGKKEENLINNMMLRSLKKAIYSSKSSQHFGLAAQYYCHFTSPIRRYPDLQIHRIIKGQLNGKFTEQDYQRLTDRTAAVAEQSSTMERIADEVERDVDKIKIAEYMSDKIGNEYEGTVSGVTSFGLFVELENSVEGLVHISNMTDDFYIFNDERRELFGQASRKTYKIGDDVKIRVENVSIPRAEIDFAFIDEFSEDDFEYDENELTGIGN, encoded by the coding sequence ATGAACTTTAAAGAAAAAATTTTGGAATTTATGAGAGAGGAAGCTTACAAGCCTTTAACATTAAGCGAGCTCATGCGTGTGTTTAAAATTGAGAGCAGCATGAAAAAAGAAGTGTTAAAGACACTTAACGAATTAGAAAGTGAAGGCAGAGTAATTTTTACCAGATCTAACAGATATGGTTTGCCGGAAAAAATGAACTTGATTATAGGAACGTTGGATGGAAATCAAAAAGGATTTGCATTCCTAAGACCTGATGACGACAAAATAAACGACATATTTATTTCCCCTGCTGACATGAACGGTGCCATGCACGGGGACAGAGTCATAGTAAGGCCTATGAAAACAACTGAAGAGGTAAAAAGTCCAGAAGGAAAAGTTATACGAATCATACAAAGGGCTAACAGCTATGTTATAGGAACGTTTCAAAAAAGCAGACACTTTGGTTTTGTGGTTGCAGATGATAAGCGAATTGCATATGATATTTTCATACCTAGAGAAGAGTTTAACGGAGCAAATACCAACGACAAGGTAAATGTAATAATAACTGAATGGCCTCACGAAAGAAAAAATCCTGAAGGTAAAATTGTTGATATAATTGGAAATATAGGGGATACGGATACACATATAGAAGCTGTACTTTTAAACAAAAAAGTAAGACAGACATTTCCAGAAGATGTTATAAAGGAAGCTGTAAGAGTATCCGCAGAAGGAATTCACCAGCAGGAATACAAAAGAAGAGCCGATTTAAGAACGCTTAACATTATTACAATTGACGGTGAAGATGCAAAAGACTTGGATGATGGTGTTTACGCAGTTAAAATTAGCGATGATGAATACAAACTTGGGGTACACATAGCGGATGTAACTCACTACGTTAAGGAAGACCGAAAGATGGATAAAGAAGCCTTAAAAAGAGGAACGAGCATTTATCTTGTAAATAGAGTTATTCCAATGCTTCCAAAAGAATTATCAAATGGAGTGTGCAGCCTTAATCCCAATGAAGATAAGCTTGCTCTTTCTGTAGATATGACTATTAACGGCAAGGGCAACGTAGTTGATTATAAAATATATGAAAGCATAATAAAAAATCATTATCGCATGACGTATACTGACGTATCGGAAATTCTGGAAAACAATGATGAAAAACTTAGCCTTAAGTATAAGGAAATAGTACCTATGCTGAAAACAATGGAAGAATTAAGCCTTATACTGAGAAAGAAAAGAGAAACAAGAGGAGCAATAGACTTTGAATTTCCGGAAACAAAAATTGTTACAGATGAAAAAGGAAAGGCTGTTGATGTAACGAAGTATGAAAGGCGTGTATCTAATAAAGTAATCGAAGAATTTATGCTGGTATGCAATGAAACTGTTGCAGAGCATTATTACTGGATGAATATGCCGTTTGTGTATAGGATACATGAGGAACCGGATGAGGTCAAAATGTTTGAATTCAACACACTTATTCATAATCTTGGCTATACTCTGAAGGGAGTGAACAACGAAATTCATCCGAAAGAGTTGCAGCAGCTTCTCGCAAAAATTAAAGGAAAAAAAGAAGAAAATCTAATAAATAATATGATGCTTAGGTCATTAAAGAAGGCTATATATTCATCGAAAAGCTCACAGCACTTTGGGTTGGCAGCACAATACTACTGCCATTTTACTTCTCCTATCAGAAGATACCCTGATTTACAGATACACCGTATTATAAAAGGGCAACTAAATGGCAAATTTACAGAACAGGATTATCAGAGACTTACTGATAGAACAGCAGCTGTTGCAGAGCAGTCATCTACCATGGAAAGAATTGCTGATGAAGTAGAAAGAGATGTAGATAAAATTAAAATAGCGGAGTATATGTCTGACAAAATAGGAAATGAGTATGAAGGAACTGTATCCGGAGTAACAAGCTTTGGATTATTTGTAGAACTTGAAAATTCAGTTGAAGGTCTTGTACATATATCAAATATGACAGATGACTTCTATATTTTTAATGACGAAAGAAGAGAATTATTCGGTCAAGCAAGCAGAAAAACATATAAAATTGGCGACGATGTAAAAATAAGAGTTGAAAATGTAAGCATTCCGAGAGCAGAAATTGACTTTGCGTTTATTGATGAATTTAGCGAAGATGATTTTGAATATGATGAAAATGAGCTTACGGGAATAGGAAACTGA
- a CDS encoding DUF4397 domain-containing protein codes for MYYNPYANMLAECYMLQQQMNSNIRVLHAVPNAPAVDVYVDDNIIIKNLPYKELSSYISVPPGNYNIKVYPTGSTTSPVIDESVYVPEKSFYTIAAIGELPNISLYPVQEPTSANKFGLSCVRFIHLSPNAPAVDIKLPNNTIVFSNVPYKGIANYTCVPSGTYTFRVTPTGTNDVVLTVPNVILNPNTFYTIYAVGLVGETPELDALLVTEPR; via the coding sequence ATGTATTATAATCCATATGCCAACATGTTAGCTGAATGCTATATGTTACAGCAACAAATGAATTCAAATATTAGAGTGCTCCATGCAGTTCCAAATGCACCTGCAGTAGATGTTTATGTTGATGATAATATTATTATAAAAAACCTTCCTTATAAAGAATTATCATCATATATATCTGTTCCACCCGGTAATTATAATATTAAAGTTTATCCTACAGGAAGTACAACAAGTCCTGTAATTGATGAAAGCGTCTATGTACCTGAAAAGTCTTTTTATACCATAGCTGCTATTGGTGAACTGCCTAATATTAGCTTATATCCGGTACAAGAACCAACGTCCGCCAATAAATTTGGCTTGTCATGTGTAAGATTTATCCATCTATCTCCAAATGCGCCTGCTGTGGATATAAAATTGCCTAATAATACGATTGTTTTTAGCAATGTACCATACAAGGGCATAGCTAATTATACTTGTGTTCCATCAGGAACATATACGTTTAGAGTAACCCCAACTGGAACAAATGATGTTGTTTTAACTGTTCCTAATGTTATATTAAACCCAAATACTTTCTATACTATTTATGCAGTTGGATTAGTAGGAGAAACTCCAGAATTAGATGCATTATTGGTTACTGAACCAAGATAA
- a CDS encoding DUF6143 family protein codes for MNNPMYNQIPWQPANFYTYPNEINNPLYTSSNNSYVPSTASVQPPVNDEDTFKYFVDIPLATAKSMEGKYFVGTAIDIKFGEAANGWARLYNPDNSGVNLYVNTWRVSDVVPTPYRVQIWFNSTPPGIIQESNFITPVNTAINPLPQAKAKMQFGVSAKGFPSGGFFVFGNYRLAGITIEEEVYGRYILPPGGSLTAFLSNPEKPTILASGRVVFGWWEESIL; via the coding sequence ATGAATAATCCTATGTATAATCAAATACCATGGCAACCAGCTAATTTTTACACATATCCCAATGAAATTAATAATCCTTTATATACTTCTTCGAATAATAGCTATGTTCCATCAACAGCATCAGTTCAGCCGCCTGTTAATGATGAAGATACATTTAAATACTTCGTTGACATACCATTAGCTACAGCCAAATCGATGGAAGGTAAGTATTTCGTCGGCACTGCCATTGATATTAAGTTTGGAGAGGCTGCAAATGGATGGGCAAGGTTATACAATCCTGATAATTCCGGGGTTAATTTATATGTTAATACGTGGAGAGTCAGCGATGTAGTTCCAACCCCATATAGAGTACAGATTTGGTTTAACAGTACGCCGCCAGGCATAATTCAAGAATCTAATTTCATTACACCTGTAAATACAGCCATTAATCCTCTGCCTCAGGCAAAAGCCAAAATGCAGTTTGGAGTATCTGCAAAAGGGTTTCCTTCTGGTGGTTTTTTTGTGTTCGGCAATTATCGTTTAGCCGGCATTACTATTGAAGAGGAAGTATATGGAAGATATATATTACCACCGGGTGGCTCTCTTACAGCATTTTTATCCAACCCAGAAAAACCGACTATTCTTGCTTCAGGCAGAGTAGTATTTGGATGGTGGGAGGAATCAATTCTATAG
- the smpB gene encoding SsrA-binding protein SmpB, giving the protein MAVNTKKIASNKKAYHEYFVEDKYEAGIVLVGTEVKSIRQGKVNLKDSYVNIKDGEAYVYNMHISPYEKGNIYNVNPLRPRKLLLNKREIRKLIGLITLKGYSLIPLSLYLKNGLVKMEMAVAKGKKNYDKRQDIAKKDAERRMQRRDDY; this is encoded by the coding sequence ATGGCTGTAAATACAAAAAAAATTGCAAGCAACAAAAAAGCATATCATGAATATTTTGTAGAAGATAAGTATGAAGCTGGAATTGTTCTTGTGGGAACAGAAGTTAAATCAATAAGACAGGGTAAAGTTAACTTAAAGGATAGTTATGTAAACATAAAAGATGGTGAAGCCTATGTTTATAACATGCATATAAGTCCCTATGAAAAAGGTAACATTTACAATGTGAATCCCCTTAGACCCAGAAAGCTGCTTTTAAACAAAAGAGAAATAAGAAAGCTTATAGGGCTGATAACATTGAAGGGATATTCACTTATACCGTTGAGTTTGTATCTTAAAAACGGCCTTGTTAAAATGGAAATGGCAGTTGCAAAAGGTAAGAAAAACTATGATAAACGTCAGGACATAGCCAAAAAAGATGCCGAACGCCGCATGCAAAGGCGCGACGATTATTAA